The genomic segment AATGGTGAGTCGGGAGTACGGTGGGTGATTGGATCGCTATGGGTGGGTGGGGAGCTGATCTCGCTTAGCGTCGTCACGTGCTGGTACGAACACGTGACAACTCGCACTCTGGTCGCGATATGTATTAATCGACGAGCTCTCTCCCAGCGAGTGGGAATGGAACAGAGACTTGCCTTCGCTCAGTAGAGCAAACTTGCTACATGTGACTTTGAGCAAACGAGAACAACGGACTTAGTTCGTGTTCAACGTAGTTGTTGAAGAGACCGGGTCCACTCAGAGCATCTGCTACCGGTGGTCCCGACCAACGATGCCATAATCGACGTGTACGTCCGGTGTGCTCGGCGAGTCTGATGCAGGGGTTCCGTTCCAATCGAGCATATGCACGTTCGCCAATTCACCAGAAAATTGGAACCGTCGGACACCGGTTTCGATTACTCCTTCGACAGCATGTTCCGAGACCACTGTGGTCTCCTCGAGCGAATCAGCATCAACTGGTTCGATATCACCATTGACGCTAATTTCGTAGTTGGATGGCACTCCGCGACCGATTATTGTAACGCGATTTGTCATTGTACTTCCATTTGGCATACAGTGGTAGATCTAATACTGCCAGTATAAGCCTTCTGATTGCCAAAACCGTCGGTATTCCCAACGCTCTCGAACGAGCGAATATGGTTTGTGCTATAACTCGACGTATTGTACTTCCCACTCTCGTCGATCCTGAATCACCTGCTCACCGGTGTCGGTGATCGCATAGTAGTTCGTCCGTCGGTCGAGTTGGCCCTTCTCGACCAGCTCCTTGTTGACAAGCGTGTCGAGGTTGGGGTACAGCCGACCGTGATTGATCTCGCTCTCGTAATACCT from the Natronococcus sp. AD-5 genome contains:
- a CDS encoding PadR family transcriptional regulator; the encoded protein is MDDLTGFQRDLLYVIAGADQPSGQNVKEEIERYYESEINHGRLYPNLDTLVNKELVEKGQLDRRTNYYAITDTGEQVIQDRREWEVQYVEL